The following are encoded together in the Geobacter sulfurreducens PCA genome:
- a CDS encoding lipoprotein: MRRAHKILLLILMTIVLTTMCGCGGSGSSGNGNSKGTGSLTGSGK; the protein is encoded by the coding sequence ATGAGACGCGCACACAAAATCCTGCTCTTGATCCTGATGACCATCGTCCTGACAACCATGTGCGGCTGTGGCGGAAGTGGAAGCTCCGGCAACGGCAACAGCAAGGGTACCGGCAGCCTGACCGGCAGCGGCAAATAG
- a CDS encoding DUF554 domain-containing protein, protein MILTGTIANVATICAGALIGRYAGRFVPARTRRTVMAGLGLTVLLIGLQLALKSRQPLLVIGGLIIGGILGEMLQIEARLEDFGRWLQARFSSAGNIAEGFVSASLLYCVGAMAIMGSLQDGLGDKPSILYAKAALDGVASIALASTLGIGVLFAALPVALYQGGITLAADVARGVLTEPVIVEMNAAGGLLIVAIALDMMELKRIPVGNLLPSVFVVVGLAWAFGLA, encoded by the coding sequence ATGATTCTCACCGGAACCATCGCCAACGTCGCCACCATCTGCGCCGGCGCCCTCATCGGCCGCTATGCCGGCCGCTTCGTCCCTGCCCGGACGCGCCGGACGGTCATGGCGGGGCTGGGGTTGACCGTCCTCTTGATCGGCCTGCAGCTGGCGCTCAAGAGCCGCCAGCCGCTCCTGGTGATCGGCGGGCTGATCATCGGCGGCATCCTCGGCGAGATGCTCCAGATCGAGGCCCGGCTGGAGGACTTCGGCCGCTGGCTCCAGGCGCGCTTCTCCAGCGCCGGCAACATCGCCGAGGGGTTCGTCTCCGCGAGCCTGCTCTACTGCGTCGGCGCCATGGCCATCATGGGCTCGCTCCAGGACGGCCTCGGCGACAAGCCCTCCATCCTCTACGCCAAGGCCGCCCTTGACGGCGTCGCCTCCATTGCCCTGGCCTCCACCCTCGGCATCGGCGTCCTGTTCGCCGCGCTGCCCGTGGCCCTCTACCAGGGCGGAATCACCCTGGCCGCCGACGTGGCCAGGGGGGTGCTGACCGAACCGGTCATCGTGGAGATGAACGCCGCCGGCGGCCTGCTGATCGTGGCCATTGCCCTCGACATGATGGAGTTGAAGAGAATCCCGGTCGGCAACCTGCTGCCGTCGGTCTTCGTGGTGGTGGGGCTGGCGTGGGCCTTCGGGCTGGCGTGA
- a CDS encoding MliC family protein: MTRILAVALLLTTACAQAGGGLLSAPTTVVPCSAPWNQAVEESVPTGDGQGHGPDIGSEEWKSAIEFRLGVRGNPDVPDRTGDAWCGYIDRLVRERAPAGATAPEGPSYDCDTVTPGSIEALVCGDRELSALDRKLADVYAAASARAVNEHPPRLGAEQRGWIKGRNDCWKSDTVRECVRDEYLRRTAELQATYRLVPGIGPVRFVCDGNPANEVVATFFQTEPATLIAERGDEVSLMFVQPSGSGAKYQGRNETFWEHQGEASITWGYGAPEMRCVKAP; encoded by the coding sequence ATGACGAGAATACTGGCGGTCGCTCTCCTGCTGACGACGGCGTGCGCCCAGGCCGGCGGCGGCCTGCTGTCGGCCCCGACCACGGTGGTCCCCTGCTCCGCCCCCTGGAACCAGGCGGTCGAAGAGAGTGTGCCGACCGGCGACGGACAGGGGCACGGCCCGGACATCGGTTCCGAGGAGTGGAAATCTGCGATCGAGTTCAGGCTGGGGGTCCGGGGCAACCCGGACGTGCCGGATCGTACCGGCGACGCCTGGTGCGGGTATATCGACCGGCTCGTGCGCGAGCGAGCCCCGGCCGGGGCAACCGCGCCGGAGGGGCCGTCGTACGACTGCGACACAGTGACGCCCGGCAGCATCGAGGCGCTGGTCTGCGGGGACAGGGAACTGTCCGCCCTCGACCGGAAGCTGGCCGACGTGTACGCGGCCGCCTCAGCCAGGGCGGTGAACGAACACCCGCCGCGTCTCGGGGCGGAGCAGCGGGGCTGGATCAAGGGGCGCAACGACTGCTGGAAGAGCGACACGGTGCGTGAGTGCGTCCGGGACGAGTACCTGCGCCGGACCGCCGAGCTGCAGGCAACGTACCGGCTGGTGCCGGGCATCGGCCCGGTCCGTTTCGTGTGTGATGGCAATCCTGCCAACGAGGTCGTGGCCACCTTCTTCCAGACCGAGCCCGCAACGCTGATCGCGGAACGTGGCGACGAGGTGTCGCTGATGTTCGTCCAGCCGAGCGGGAGCGGCGCAAAGTACCAGGGCCGCAACGAGACCTTCTGGGAGCACCAGGGCGAAGCCTCGATCACCTGGGGCTACGGCGCGCCGGAGATGCGCTGCGTCAAGGCGCCCTAG
- a CDS encoding fibronectin type III domain-containing protein produces MHNQTRSATVFTPLQRPISRFPGRCRPLGTLGIVLGVILALMVILGGVAQAAITARITMTTYPEFASQNTPPGHITFMRASIPNAGNNYDAAVAWQDITGNVTNLAVNLGTTPGYFTMGFNDNSYMSASSCTSNVNFSTSSAYMTDGGSFDVLITCTVPDTTPPTPQSAATNAAGTTVTITFDESIEASDGWASTTDFTVTVNSTPVAVSGLSFSGASVTLTLATPVGIGQTVKVGFDDSNMGLVDAAWNQVASFSNLAVTNNSTVVTNAAPTFVGATTALTVNANSGAADIKGLLHVSDSDGSQTLTWSQNTAPSHGSLSFAGATASSGSADITPGGTITYTPAANYAGSDSFAVRVSDGTDTATRTITVTINAVAPGAPTIGAATAGDTQVSVAFTAPASTGGAAITGYTATASPGGATGTCASSPCTVTGLTNGTAYTFTVAATNSAGTGSASAASNSATPKAAQTITFTNPGGQNFGTTPTLTATATSNLAVSFSSATVGLCTITSEGALTFVATGTCTIEANQAGNSVYAPAPTVSRSFAVNAVAPGAPTIGSATAGNAQASVTFTAPASTGGATITGYTATSNPGGLTGTCVGSPCTVTGLTNGTAYTFTVTATNSAGTGSASAASNSVTPKAAQTIAFANPGAKNFGTTPTLTATATSGLTVSFTSATTEVCTITSGGALSFVTAGICTINADQAGDSSYLAATTVSQSFAVNAVVPGAPTSVTASPDDGQATVSFTAPASTGGAAITGYTVTSTPGSITGTCAASPCLITGLTNGTAYTFTVTATNSAGTSSASAASNSVTPTPGPAVISVAVPANGSYGTGSSLDFTVTWDSTATITGTPRIALTIGGTTVYADYASSPTATTSLFRYVVTAGKNDTDGITIGALTLNGGSIRNSSGVDATLTLNSVASTTGVLVDTTIPTVSSVTVPGNGTYTAGQNLDFTVSFSENVTVTGTDSTLGLTVGAAARTATYLAKTATAITYRYPVQSGDLDSDGITVGGLALNGSTIIDVAGNGANLTLNGVGATAGVLVDAEAPAVTAFTVAARAAGLTVPIASFTAADGSGSGVAGYLITTSDTPPPAGDPGWSALAPTTYAVATVGTYTLYPWVKDAAGNVSAVHGAPATVGVYPVLYAVPGGRESGFCESWANACELRYALANAVNGQDIWAAAGTYTPTAGTDRSATFQLVSGVALYGGFAGTETARAERNFRANVTILSGDLGAQGTAGDNSYHVVTGADSATLDGFTISGGNASGNLQDGYGGGMYNDYINSPAVANCIFTGNYASLGGAMFNLGSSPTVTNCSFSGNTASSYGGGMYNTDANPVLTNCTFSNNLSYGYGGGMVNGALSNPTLTNCTFSGNAANISGGGMYNTHGNPSVKNCTFSGNSAGTSGGGMYNANNSPVVRNSIFWGNSNGEISDNASTPTVSDTVVQGGYPGGSNIMTADPLLAPLADNGGVTRTMALLSGSPAIDAGDCSTGPAADQRGMSRPQDATCDMGAFERGVPDAVAVEGGAGQSAAVNAAFAAPLRLKVTDSLGAVLDGINVAFAGPGSGAGIAAGGPATTDSAGIASFTATANGTVGSYSVTATVDSLSAGFPLTNIKGDQAISFNPPATATFGDAPITLSATGGASGNPVTFTVASGPGSLAGTTLTITGTGSIVVTASQAGNANYNAAPDVQRTITVGQAGQTVAFGAAPTVVVNGSGTVSASATSGLTVAFSSTTPAVCSVSGTTVTGLTAGSCTIAANQAGNANYNAAPQITQTFAVGKGSQTVSFGAAPSLTVGGTATLSATATSGLAVTFASATPTVCSVAGSTVTGKALGTCSITASQPGNADYNAAPQAIQGITVVYGTTPPMMALSILSDNAVTTDTTQNICGIATDPAGIRSVTVNDEDVSVNPDGSFSYPVQLVAMANSIRIVVTNNAGISSAVTRTINLDASAPRLTVASPDDNAVIWQQHITVSGSVTPLDPTTVVSWSVNGSAPQVAALSGVDYSFTTNLQEGMNTILITASNAAGQTVETKRTVTRATVFSLAVTDPAADIRTALGTYTLTGEVADNTSPVAVTVAMDGRVYTPTVVNGAFRQQLTFSEAKVYQVAVTGVDQNSNTLTVQRNIIYAQPSATGTTGAGVTIVDALQALRMTVGIIRPDSSQIARLDVAPMVNGASVGDGRIDITDVIVILRMALGMIH; encoded by the coding sequence GTGCACAATCAAACCCGTTCGGCGACCGTATTCACTCCGCTCCAGCGACCAATCAGCCGGTTTCCGGGCCGCTGCCGTCCCCTGGGCACCCTCGGGATAGTGCTGGGGGTGATCCTTGCGCTCATGGTCATCCTTGGCGGCGTCGCCCAGGCGGCCATCACGGCCCGGATCACCATGACCACCTACCCGGAGTTCGCCTCGCAGAACACGCCCCCGGGCCATATCACCTTCATGCGGGCGTCCATCCCCAATGCGGGGAATAACTATGATGCCGCCGTGGCCTGGCAGGACATCACCGGCAACGTCACCAACCTGGCGGTGAACCTGGGGACGACCCCCGGCTACTTCACCATGGGGTTCAACGACAATTCCTACATGAGTGCCTCATCATGCACGAGCAACGTGAACTTCTCCACCTCGTCGGCCTACATGACCGACGGCGGCTCCTTCGACGTGCTCATCACCTGCACCGTGCCCGACACCACGCCGCCTACCCCCCAGAGCGCCGCCACCAATGCCGCGGGCACCACGGTCACCATCACCTTTGACGAGAGCATCGAGGCCAGCGACGGGTGGGCTTCCACCACCGACTTCACCGTCACGGTCAATTCCACGCCGGTTGCTGTCAGCGGCCTGAGCTTCAGCGGCGCGTCCGTGACCCTGACCCTGGCAACGCCGGTCGGCATCGGCCAGACCGTGAAGGTGGGCTTCGACGACAGCAACATGGGCCTCGTCGACGCTGCCTGGAACCAGGTGGCTTCCTTCTCAAACCTGGCCGTGACCAACAATTCAACGGTGGTCACCAACGCTGCCCCGACCTTCGTCGGTGCGACCACGGCGCTGACCGTTAACGCCAACTCCGGCGCCGCGGATATCAAGGGCCTGCTGCACGTCAGCGACAGCGACGGCAGCCAGACCCTGACCTGGTCCCAAAACACGGCGCCGAGCCATGGCTCCCTCAGCTTCGCAGGGGCAACGGCGTCGTCCGGCTCCGCCGACATCACCCCCGGCGGCACCATCACCTACACGCCCGCTGCCAATTACGCCGGAAGCGACAGTTTTGCCGTCAGGGTCAGCGACGGCACCGACACGGCTACCCGGACGATCACGGTAACCATCAATGCCGTGGCCCCCGGCGCGCCGACCATCGGCGCCGCTACGGCCGGCGACACGCAGGTCTCGGTCGCCTTCACCGCCCCGGCCAGCACCGGCGGCGCCGCCATCACCGGCTACACGGCCACGGCCAGCCCCGGCGGCGCGACCGGCACCTGCGCCTCCTCGCCCTGCACCGTCACCGGCCTGACCAACGGCACCGCCTACACCTTCACGGTCGCCGCCACCAACAGCGCCGGCACCGGCAGCGCCTCGGCGGCCTCCAACAGCGCTACCCCCAAGGCCGCCCAGACCATCACCTTCACCAATCCCGGCGGCCAGAACTTCGGCACCACCCCGACCCTGACCGCCACCGCAACCTCCAACCTGGCAGTCAGCTTCAGCTCTGCGACCGTCGGGCTCTGCACCATCACCAGCGAGGGAGCGCTCACGTTTGTCGCCACCGGCACTTGTACCATCGAGGCCAACCAGGCGGGGAACAGCGTGTACGCCCCCGCCCCGACGGTCTCCCGGTCGTTCGCCGTGAACGCCGTGGCGCCGGGCGCGCCGACCATCGGCAGCGCCACCGCCGGCAACGCCCAGGCCTCCGTGACGTTCACCGCCCCGGCCAGCACCGGCGGCGCCACCATCACCGGCTACACGGCGACCAGCAATCCCGGCGGCCTCACCGGCACCTGTGTCGGCTCACCCTGTACGGTAACGGGGCTGACCAACGGCACCGCCTACACCTTCACCGTCACCGCCACCAACAGCGCCGGGACGGGTTCCGCCTCCGCCGCCTCCAACAGCGTCACCCCCAAGGCCGCCCAGACCATCGCCTTCGCCAATCCCGGCGCCAAGAACTTCGGCACCACCCCGACCCTGACCGCCACCGCCACCTCCGGGCTGACGGTCAGCTTCACATCCGCGACCACCGAAGTCTGCACCATCACCAGTGGGGGAGCGCTCAGCTTTGTCACTGCCGGCATCTGCACCATCAATGCCGATCAGGCGGGCGACAGCTCCTATCTGGCAGCGACGACGGTCAGCCAATCATTCGCCGTGAACGCCGTGGTGCCGGGCGCGCCGACCAGCGTCACCGCATCCCCCGACGACGGCCAAGCCACGGTCTCCTTCACCGCCCCGGCCAGCACCGGCGGCGCCGCCATCACCGGCTATACGGTCACCTCCACCCCCGGCAGCATCACCGGTACCTGCGCCGCCTCGCCCTGCCTCATCACCGGTCTGACCAACGGCACCGCCTACACCTTCACCGTCACCGCCACCAACAGCGCCGGGACGAGTTCCGCCTCCGCCGCCTCCAACAGCGTTACCCCAACCCCTGGACCGGCGGTGATCAGCGTCGCCGTGCCGGCAAACGGCAGCTACGGCACCGGCAGCAGCCTCGACTTCACCGTCACCTGGGACAGCACCGCCACCATCACCGGCACGCCGCGCATTGCCCTGACAATCGGGGGCACCACCGTCTACGCCGATTACGCCAGCAGCCCCACCGCCACCACCAGCCTGTTCCGCTATGTTGTCACGGCAGGGAAAAACGACACCGACGGCATCACCATCGGTGCCCTCACCCTCAACGGCGGCTCGATCCGGAACAGCAGCGGCGTCGATGCCACCCTGACCCTCAACAGCGTCGCCTCGACAACCGGCGTCCTGGTCGATACCACCATACCCACGGTCAGTTCGGTCACCGTCCCCGGCAACGGCACCTACACCGCCGGCCAGAATCTGGACTTCACTGTCAGCTTCAGTGAGAACGTCACGGTCACCGGCACCGACTCCACCCTCGGGCTGACCGTCGGCGCTGCCGCGCGGACGGCCACCTACCTGGCGAAGACCGCCACCGCCATCACCTACCGCTACCCGGTGCAAAGCGGCGATCTCGACAGCGATGGCATCACCGTCGGCGGCCTGGCCTTGAACGGCAGCACGATCATCGATGTCGCCGGCAATGGCGCCAACCTGACCCTCAATGGCGTCGGCGCCACGGCCGGCGTGTTGGTGGATGCCGAGGCACCGGCTGTCACCGCTTTCACCGTTGCCGCCCGTGCCGCCGGTCTCACCGTGCCAATCGCATCGTTTACCGCTGCCGACGGCAGCGGCTCCGGGGTCGCCGGCTACCTGATCACCACCTCCGACACCCCTCCGCCGGCCGGAGATCCGGGCTGGTCCGCTCTCGCGCCGACAACCTATGCCGTCGCCACGGTCGGTACCTACACCCTCTATCCCTGGGTCAAGGACGCTGCGGGGAATGTGTCGGCCGTCCATGGCGCACCGGCAACAGTGGGGGTCTACCCGGTGCTGTACGCGGTGCCGGGCGGCCGGGAGAGCGGCTTCTGCGAAAGCTGGGCAAACGCCTGCGAACTGCGCTACGCCCTGGCCAACGCGGTGAACGGGCAGGATATCTGGGCGGCGGCCGGCACCTATACGCCAACCGCCGGCACCGACCGCAGCGCTACCTTCCAACTCGTATCGGGGGTGGCGCTGTATGGCGGCTTTGCCGGAACGGAAACCGCCCGTGCAGAACGTAATTTCAGGGCCAACGTAACGATCCTGAGCGGTGACCTGGGCGCCCAGGGCACCGCCGGCGACAACTCCTACCATGTGGTCACCGGCGCGGACAGCGCTACCCTGGACGGCTTTACCATCAGCGGCGGCAACGCCAGCGGGAATTTGCAGGACGGCTACGGTGGCGGAATGTACAACGACTACATCAACAGCCCGGCCGTCGCCAACTGCATCTTCACCGGAAACTATGCCAGCCTGGGCGGCGCGATGTTCAATCTCGGCTCCAGCCCGACCGTCACCAACTGTTCATTCAGCGGCAACACCGCCAGCTCCTACGGGGGCGGGATGTACAATACCGACGCCAACCCGGTGCTGACCAACTGCACCTTCAGCAACAATCTCTCCTACGGCTATGGTGGCGGGATGGTAAACGGCGCCCTCAGCAATCCGACGCTGACCAACTGCACCTTCAGCGGCAATGCAGCGAATATTTCGGGTGGCGGGATGTACAATACCCACGGGAACCCGTCAGTGAAGAACTGCACCTTCAGCGGCAATTCCGCCGGCACCTCGGGCGGCGGGATGTACAACGCCAACAATAGTCCGGTTGTTCGCAACAGTATTTTCTGGGGCAACAGCAACGGCGAAATCTCCGACAATGCCAGCACCCCCACCGTCTCGGACACTGTGGTGCAGGGCGGATATCCGGGTGGCAGCAACATCATGACCGCTGACCCGCTGCTCGCCCCGTTGGCCGACAATGGCGGTGTCACCCGGACCATGGCGCTTCTGTCCGGGAGTCCGGCCATTGATGCCGGCGATTGCAGCACCGGCCCGGCTGCCGACCAGCGCGGCATGAGCCGGCCCCAGGATGCCACCTGCGACATGGGTGCCTTTGAGCGGGGAGTGCCGGACGCCGTTGCCGTTGAGGGCGGAGCCGGCCAGTCAGCCGCGGTCAACGCCGCCTTTGCCGCGCCATTGCGGCTCAAGGTTACCGACTCCCTCGGCGCGGTCCTTGACGGGATCAACGTCGCTTTTGCCGGCCCGGGTTCCGGCGCCGGCATTGCGGCCGGCGGCCCGGCCACGACCGACTCCGCGGGAATCGCCTCCTTCACTGCCACGGCTAACGGCACCGTCGGTTCCTACTCGGTAACCGCCACGGTCGACAGTCTTAGCGCCGGTTTCCCGCTGACCAACATCAAGGGCGACCAGGCCATTTCCTTCAATCCCCCCGCCACTGCCACCTTCGGTGATGCGCCCATTACCCTCTCCGCCACCGGGGGGGCCTCGGGCAATCCGGTCACGTTCACCGTCGCCAGCGGCCCGGGCAGCCTCGCCGGCACCACCCTGACCATCACCGGCACCGGCAGCATTGTCGTCACCGCCTCCCAGGCGGGAAATGCCAACTACAACGCTGCCCCCGACGTCCAGCGGACCATCACCGTCGGCCAAGCCGGCCAGACCGTCGCCTTCGGCGCCGCGCCTACGGTCGTGGTTAACGGCAGCGGCACGGTCAGCGCCAGTGCCACCTCCGGCCTGACCGTGGCCTTCAGCTCCACCACCCCGGCGGTCTGCTCGGTCAGCGGCACGACCGTCACCGGCCTCACCGCCGGCAGCTGCACCATCGCCGCCAACCAGGCGGGCAACGCCAACTACAACGCGGCGCCCCAAATCACTCAGACCTTTGCCGTCGGCAAGGGAAGCCAGACCGTCTCCTTCGGTGCCGCGCCGTCCCTCACGGTCGGCGGCACCGCAACGCTCAGCGCCACCGCCACCTCTGGCCTGGCCGTAACCTTCGCCTCCGCCACCCCGACGGTCTGCTCGGTAGCAGGCTCCACCGTCACCGGCAAGGCTCTCGGTACCTGCTCCATCACCGCCAGCCAGCCGGGCAACGCCGACTACAACGCGGCGCCCCAGGCCATCCAGGGCATCACCGTGGTCTACGGCACCACCCCGCCGATGATGGCTCTTTCGATCCTGTCCGACAACGCCGTGACCACCGATACCACCCAGAATATCTGCGGCATAGCCACCGATCCGGCCGGCATCCGCTCGGTCACGGTCAATGACGAAGATGTCAGCGTCAATCCCGACGGCAGCTTCAGCTATCCGGTGCAACTGGTTGCCATGGCCAACTCGATCAGGATCGTGGTCACCAACAACGCCGGCATCAGCAGCGCAGTCACCAGGACCATCAACCTCGATGCCTCGGCACCTAGACTGACGGTCGCCTCCCCCGACGACAACGCCGTTATCTGGCAGCAACATATCACCGTGAGCGGCTCCGTCACCCCCCTCGACCCGACCACGGTCGTCAGCTGGTCGGTCAACGGTTCGGCGCCCCAGGTCGCCGCGCTCTCCGGCGTGGACTACTCCTTCACCACCAACCTGCAGGAGGGCATGAACACCATCCTGATCACCGCCTCCAATGCCGCCGGACAGACGGTCGAGACCAAGCGGACCGTCACCCGCGCCACGGTATTCTCCCTGGCCGTCACCGACCCGGCCGCAGACATCCGCACCGCGCTCGGCACCTATACCCTGACCGGAGAGGTGGCCGACAACACCAGCCCGGTTGCCGTCACCGTCGCCATGGACGGCCGGGTCTACACCCCGACGGTAGTCAATGGCGCCTTCCGGCAGCAGCTCACCTTCAGCGAGGCCAAGGTCTACCAGGTGGCGGTCACCGGGGTCGACCAGAACAGCAACACCCTGACCGTGCAACGCAACATCATCTACGCCCAGCCGTCGGCAACCGGGACCACCGGCGCCGGGGTCACCATCGTCGACGCCCTTCAGGCACTACGGATGACGGTGGGCATCATCAGACCGGACAGCAGCCAGATCGCCCGGCTGGACGTGGCGCCGATGGTCAACGGCGCCTCCGTGGGCGATGGCAGGATCGACATCACGGACGTCATCGTCATCCTGCGAATGGCTCTGGGCATGATTCACTGA
- a CDS encoding methyl-accepting chemotaxis protein: MAAWQSLKVKYKIFTLILVCCVGLIAVGLLGFGGMRSMGKSLGELNEEQKSVATLSAMKNDFLEMRLAIVYMLALTDSAKLAEKERDFGAAAARIKERLASLEHHNFAAEEKKKITEFRDGYEAYLAEGTKSAAMAKAAAETGNAAGREEAVRYAVTTAAPLYNKPAQALAELVEISIKEGGEVYDADMASYRRSVLVMGVILMVVVAVSAVAGLAIASSISGPLNRILEVLQRVAAGDLTARAEIDSRDEMGLLGRELNVTAEKIGKIIGQLAQAAGSVASASAQLHATAEQMATASEEVAAQAETIATAGEEMAATSNDIAHNCVTAAEGSTQANDAAEGGAQVVQAAIAAMDRIAERVHASAKTVEGLGVRSEEIGEIIGTIEDIADQTNLLALNAAIEAARAGEQGRGFAVVADEVRALAERTSKATRQISEMIRAIQHDTQSAVHSMEEGVSDVQAGTAEAARSGQALQMILAKIGDVTNQISQIATAAEEQTATTGEISNNMHQISQVVQDTARGAQDTVAAANSLSRLSEDMQGMVQQFRLA; the protein is encoded by the coding sequence ATGGCCGCATGGCAAAGCCTCAAGGTGAAGTACAAGATTTTCACGTTGATTCTGGTATGTTGCGTCGGCCTGATTGCGGTCGGGCTGCTGGGGTTTGGCGGGATGAGGAGCATGGGCAAAAGCCTCGGCGAGCTCAACGAGGAGCAGAAGTCCGTGGCCACCCTGTCGGCAATGAAGAACGACTTCCTGGAGATGCGCTTGGCGATCGTCTACATGCTGGCGCTGACCGATTCCGCCAAGCTGGCCGAAAAAGAGCGGGACTTCGGCGCGGCCGCCGCCAGGATCAAGGAACGCCTGGCTTCCCTGGAGCACCACAATTTTGCCGCGGAAGAAAAGAAAAAAATTACGGAATTCCGTGACGGCTATGAGGCATACCTTGCCGAGGGCACCAAGTCGGCGGCCATGGCCAAGGCAGCCGCCGAAACGGGAAACGCCGCAGGGCGCGAGGAAGCCGTGCGATATGCCGTAACCACCGCGGCCCCGCTCTACAACAAGCCGGCGCAGGCACTTGCGGAACTGGTCGAGATCAGCATCAAGGAAGGCGGTGAAGTGTACGACGCGGACATGGCGTCCTACCGCAGATCGGTCTTGGTCATGGGAGTCATCCTCATGGTGGTGGTCGCCGTCTCCGCCGTGGCCGGTCTGGCCATCGCCTCATCCATCAGCGGGCCGCTGAACCGGATTCTCGAAGTGCTGCAGCGGGTGGCCGCGGGGGATCTGACCGCCCGGGCCGAGATCGACAGCCGGGACGAGATGGGGTTGCTGGGCCGCGAGTTGAACGTAACAGCTGAAAAAATCGGTAAAATTATTGGCCAGTTGGCACAGGCTGCCGGGTCGGTTGCCTCCGCCTCTGCCCAACTCCACGCCACGGCCGAACAAATGGCCACGGCCTCCGAAGAGGTGGCGGCCCAGGCTGAAACCATCGCCACCGCGGGCGAGGAGATGGCGGCCACATCCAACGACATTGCCCACAATTGCGTCACCGCGGCAGAGGGGTCCACCCAGGCCAATGATGCTGCCGAGGGGGGCGCCCAGGTGGTGCAGGCGGCCATTGCAGCCATGGACCGCATTGCCGAGCGGGTCCACGCCTCGGCGAAAACCGTCGAGGGGCTGGGGGTGCGCAGTGAAGAGATCGGCGAGATCATCGGCACCATTGAGGATATCGCCGATCAGACCAACCTGTTGGCCCTGAACGCAGCAATCGAGGCGGCCCGGGCCGGCGAGCAGGGGCGGGGCTTTGCCGTGGTGGCCGACGAAGTGCGGGCCCTGGCCGAGCGGACCAGCAAGGCGACCCGCCAGATCAGCGAGATGATCCGGGCCATCCAGCACGATACCCAGAGCGCGGTCCACTCCATGGAAGAAGGGGTGTCGGACGTCCAGGCCGGCACGGCCGAGGCGGCCCGCTCCGGGCAGGCCCTGCAGATGATCCTGGCCAAGATCGGCGACGTCACCAACCAAATCAGCCAGATCGCCACGGCTGCCGAAGAGCAGACCGCCACCACCGGCGAGATCAGCAACAACATGCACCAGATCAGCCAGGTGGTGCAGGATACGGCCCGCGGCGCCCAGGACACGGTGGCCGCGGCCAACTCCCTGTCTCGGTTGTCGGAAGATATGCAGGGCATGGTGCAGCAGTTCCGGCTGGCCTGA
- a CDS encoding IS3 family transposase gives MSATISPATGKAYGVQRVCLAWGVPRSSFYSRAGRKTLPAVLLKRGPKTPLSDDEVLSLIRTDLETSPFVGEGHRKVWGRLRFVKGIKVGRKRVLRLMRENNLLSPHRVVQGQPKDHAGKIITAAPNVMWGTDGTKIFTLEEGWCWLFTAVEHWNAECVGWHVTKNGDRFAALQPLAMGIKARFGSVGAAAARGLALRMDHGSQYLSEHFQNQIKFWGIAPSFSFVAEPQTNGVTERFNRTIKEQVIYGRHYRTIEEVRMAVADFMDRYNRLWLVEKLGFRSPRQAFEEYQLKKAA, from the coding sequence ATGAGTGCTACGATCTCCCCTGCCACCGGTAAAGCCTATGGCGTTCAGCGCGTCTGCCTTGCCTGGGGAGTGCCCCGCTCGTCGTTCTATAGCCGTGCAGGCAGAAAAACATTGCCTGCTGTACTGCTCAAGCGTGGTCCAAAAACACCGCTCTCTGACGACGAGGTACTTTCTCTCATCCGGACCGACCTGGAGACATCCCCCTTTGTCGGCGAAGGGCACCGTAAGGTCTGGGGACGACTACGCTTCGTCAAAGGGATAAAAGTCGGCCGCAAACGAGTGTTGCGTCTCATGCGGGAGAACAATCTGCTCTCCCCTCACCGGGTTGTTCAGGGACAGCCCAAGGACCACGCCGGCAAGATCATCACGGCGGCCCCCAACGTCATGTGGGGTACCGATGGCACCAAGATCTTCACCCTGGAAGAAGGGTGGTGCTGGTTGTTTACCGCCGTCGAGCATTGGAATGCCGAGTGCGTCGGTTGGCATGTGACCAAGAATGGCGACCGGTTTGCCGCATTGCAGCCGCTCGCCATGGGAATCAAGGCCCGTTTCGGCTCGGTCGGTGCCGCTGCTGCTCGAGGGTTGGCACTGAGGATGGATCACGGCAGCCAATACCTCTCAGAGCATTTCCAGAATCAGATCAAGTTCTGGGGAATTGCCCCAAGTTTCTCATTTGTTGCCGAACCGCAGACCAACGGGGTGACGGAACGGTTTAATCGGACTATCAAAGAGCAGGTCATCTATGGCCGCCATTACCGCACAATCGAAGAAGTAAGGATGGCAGTAGCTGACTTCATGGATCGTTACAACCGGCTGTGGCTGGTTGAAAAGCTCGGGTTCAGAAGCCCACGACAGGCTTTCGAGGAGTATCAACTCAAGAAGGCTGCGTGA